GTAGCCCTGTTTTGCCGGAATGATGTTTTTCTTCTGTTTTGCAAATGCCGGGGGATCTACTATGACCATGTCATACTTCTTCCCTTCATCAGCACAGTTTTTCAGATATTCAAACACTTCGGCAACCACAAAATTAGCTTCTGACTGGAACTTGTTGAAGCCAAAATTGATCTCTGCATGACCAATTTCTGCAGGAGATGAGTCGACGAAATCAACCGACCTTGCACCGTTCCAGGCACAGTGAAGACCAAAGCCGCCTGAATTACAGAAGGCATCCAGTACATCAAGTCCCTCGGCGAGTTCACCGGTAAATGATCTGTTGTCGCACTGGTCGAAATAGAAACCGGTCTTCTGACCTTCCTGGAAATTGACCAGATATTTTACTTTCCCGTCATCAATCTGCTGAACATCGTCAGTACCGAGTAAAATTTCATCGGTAAATTCAAGTCCCTCAAGCTGACGGAAATAAGGGGAATTGCGGGTGAAAATATTTTCAGCACCAAGATTCCTTGAAAGCACATCAACAATAAGATCGAGATTCCTCTCCATACCGACGGTGTTAACCTGCAATACATAAGTATCATTATACTTGTCGATTATCAGACCCGGGAGGAAATCACTCTCGCTGAAAACCATTCTGTAAGACTGTCTGTTGGGATACACTTTTTCTCTGAGACCCAAAGCCGAGAAAATTCTCTCAACAAACATCGTTCGAAGATCTGTGATCGGTTTTCTGTCGAGCAGCCTGATCGCAAACAGTGAATGTTTGTTGTAAAATCCTGTTCCAAGATACTGCCCGCCCGAATAATAGACATCTACTAAAGCGCCGTTTTCCGGGTTCCCTTCCACATCCTGGATTTCATTGCTGAAAACCCATTGATGCCCCGTCTTAAGCCGTCGCTCTTCGATTCTTCTTAATCTTACTTTCGTCATTTTTTTATTCCTGATACGATTACTTGTTGATAACGAATTTTTTGGTTATGGTTGTTGCATTAATATTGATTTCGTAGAAATAAACACCCGAACTTAAAGAAAGTCCTGCTGTTTTTGAATTAAATTTCACATCGTAATTCCCGGGCTCCTGAATTCCCTCGACAAGGGTTGCAACTTCTGCACCGAGTGCATCATAAATTCTCAATGCTACTCTTGCAGGTTCATTCCCGCCGACAGTATATCTGATAACGGTTTCGGGATTGAACGGGTTCGGGTAGTTTTGCCCAAGATCATGGGAGAGTACCAGTCCGGTGAATTCAGCGAATATCATCATCGAGACGCTCGTCGTACCATCGAAGTCGATCTGACGGAGCCGGTATGCGTATGTCCCTTCTTTTCCCGGTTTATCGATAAATGAATATTCGTTTTTAGAAGTGGTGGTGCCCTTTCCGGCAACAAATCCGGCATTCGTCCAATCCTGCTCTTTGCTTCCTTTTCTCTCGACAACAAATCCTGAATTATTCAGTTCGGAAGCTGTTGTCCAGTTTAGCTTTACTCCACCTTCGACAGACTGAGCTGTGAAGGATTCAAGCTCAACTGGAACGATTGATGAGTCGAGGAAAGGATTGAAAAATACCCATCCGCGTGCGGGGTCGTCAACTTTGTGAGTAATGTGGAGTTCAATTGCAGCCGAATCATAAACTGCCCAGTCGTTGTTCTGAGCATAAATGTCGTTGGTGCAGTTGTTGAAAAGGTCGTATGGCACGCCGGTCTGAAGGTTACCGTAAATTTTATTGTATCCGTTATCGGATGTATCGGCGTTTGTTATGTTTCCGAGCGATGGAGTGGGTCCGGCTGCTATGGCAGAACCGTTATATACTGTAATACCCCAAAGGTTGCCGTAAATTTTGTTACGGGAAACGATTGGTCTGTTGGTACCGTTGCCGCTGATGCTGATTCCACTTCCTGTTGTAAGAGGATCGGGATTGATATTGTTGTTGTAGATCAGGTTGTCATGAACATAGCAAGTTATTTCAGCACCCGCAAGAGCGATACCATAGCTGTTGTTGTAGATTTCATTAAATGCAATCTCGGATGAAGACGAACTCCCCGAAAGAAGAGTTGATATGCTTATGCCACCCGTTCTGTTGTATGAACCGCCGTGTACTTTGTTGTATCTGATTCTGGGTGAATTGTTGTTCTGAGTACCGAAAGTTATCTGGTTTTTCGGGCTTGTGTTCTGACTGTTGTTGTTGTAAAGTTCATTGTATTCAATTACCGGAGACGAACCTGTGGTGCCGTAAATGCCATACTCATAAGCTTCTGAAATGTAGTTATACTTGATAACGGGGCTTGAGTTTGACGACATGTAAATTGGTCTTCTGCATTTGTAGAACCGGGAGTTATATACTCTCGGACTCGAATTGAGGCATCTTACCGGATAGTAACCGTGAACAAAAACTGCATATTTTATCACAGAAGTTGTGTCGGCACCTGTATCTCGGAAATAAAATCCCTCATAAACACCCTGTGGATTTTCAGTGGTACCCTTAAAGTAAACGCTGTCACCCGGTGCACCATTTACCTCAACTGCGCCAAGAATGACAAAGCCGTTTCCGGTCGTGGAGAATGTAACAACAGAACCCTGCGGGATAATCAGTCTGTCGCCGACTGAAACCGAGCATACTGTGGCTACTGTGTAATTTGGGAACGAACCGGTTATCAAACCACCTGATCTGGCGACCAGACTGTCCATGTTCCATGTGACCCCCGTACCCGGGGTGATGAACTGAGCGTTAATTGCAATAACGCCTAAAATGAGAATCGTAACTAATTTTTTCA
The sequence above is a segment of the Bacteroidota bacterium genome. Coding sequences within it:
- a CDS encoding class I SAM-dependent rRNA methyltransferase, with protein sequence MTKVRLRRIEERRLKTGHQWVFSNEIQDVEGNPENGALVDVYYSGGQYLGTGFYNKHSLFAIRLLDRKPITDLRTMFVERIFSALGLREKVYPNRQSYRMVFSESDFLPGLIIDKYNDTYVLQVNTVGMERNLDLIVDVLSRNLGAENIFTRNSPYFRQLEGLEFTDEILLGTDDVQQIDDGKVKYLVNFQEGQKTGFYFDQCDNRSFTGELAEGLDVLDAFCNSGGFGLHCAWNGARSVDFVDSSPAEIGHAEINFGFNKFQSEANFVVAEVFEYLKNCADEGKKYDMVIVDPPAFAKQKKNIIPAKQGYQKLNRSALRLINNGGYLITSSCSFHITKEDLLDIIRESAYKEEKQLQMIHYNGASKDHPVIPSMPETSYLKFCAFRVFDIEKPL
- a CDS encoding right-handed parallel beta-helix repeat-containing protein, whose protein sequence is MKKLVTILILGVIAINAQFITPGTGVTWNMDSLVARSGGLITGSFPNYTVATVCSVSVGDRLIIPQGSVVTFSTTGNGFVILGAVEVNGAPGDSVYFKGTTENPQGVYEGFYFRDTGADTTSVIKYAVFVHGYYPVRCLNSSPRVYNSRFYKCRRPIYMSSNSSPVIKYNYISEAYEYGIYGTTGSSPVIEYNELYNNNSQNTSPKNQITFGTQNNNSPRIRYNKVHGGSYNRTGGISISTLLSGSSSSSEIAFNEIYNNSYGIALAGAEITCYVHDNLIYNNNINPDPLTTGSGISISGNGTNRPIVSRNKIYGNLWGITVYNGSAIAAGPTPSLGNITNADTSDNGYNKIYGNLQTGVPYDLFNNCTNDIYAQNNDWAVYDSAAIELHITHKVDDPARGWVFFNPFLDSSIVPVELESFTAQSVEGGVKLNWTTASELNNSGFVVERKGSKEQDWTNAGFVAGKGTTTSKNEYSFIDKPGKEGTYAYRLRQIDFDGTTSVSMMIFAEFTGLVLSHDLGQNYPNPFNPETVIRYTVGGNEPARVALRIYDALGAEVATLVEGIQEPGNYDVKFNSKTAGLSLSSGVYFYEININATTITKKFVINK